GAGCCGTACCGAAGTCCTGTAATTTTTGAACTGTAGCCTGCAAATCTTCTTTAGTACGAACCTCTTTTTTGTTGAGATTGTCCCATTCATAACAGTGCTCACATCTCAGGGCACATTTTTTTGTGATCGCCAGGAACACATGATTAAACCGGAATGCATTTGTCTTATTCTTTTTAAAGTGCTTCAGCTCGGTGGCGATAAAGCGCTCGTAAATTTTGTCGTTCCAACCAGGGGTGTAAAGTCCCATATAGTATTTGCCATCTACAAAGGCCATTTTTCTCAAGCTGTGATCACCTAAGAATTGCCTTCTTAAGCTGATCAAAAATCGTAATCCCTTAAACCAATCCAGAGGGTTGTTGTACTGGCGGATAATTATTTTTATAAGCGTGAGTTTAAGTTTGAGATGCACCCAATTTTTCTGCTTCCCTGATATCAAGGAACTCGGTAAGGTTTTTTTAGGGCCTACCTCTGAAATCTGAACATCATGGTCTAGGGCAGGTTCTAATGCGCCGCTTAAAGTGAGTGCCTCTGTATTCCTTCTATTGAACAACATAACTTTCTTTTTTCATTTGAAGTTGCCTAAGTAGCCGCTGGTATTCATTTTCCGAAAATCGCGTAAAAGCATTCTGATTTTTAAATTTCCGCAGCTCACTGAAATCAGGAATACCCTGGTAATCGCGCACATACGTATAATAACCCCGGTTTTTCAGGAAATAGGAATACGAATAATCACCATGCTGTTCGGGTGATGTATACCTGATGTCTACCCTGTCGCCAACCTCTTCCTGGGTGAAGTACTGCCCGTCTTCAGATGAAAGTAAGCCAGCTACATCTCTACCGTCGTCTGAAATGGCTGTTTGGGGATTGAGCAGATACGTTTTAAAATTCAGTTCTTCTGAATAGTCGATACCCACATAGTCTACTTCCCAGAAAATAAAACCGGTTTCAATTTTTACTTCAACCTCTTCCTTTTCAATATCCTTTAGGTCAAGTTTTATAGCCAGGTCCCTGTAGGATAAAGGTCCAACAGAAGAAAGCTGTTCCACAACTTGCCATTCTCCCTTCTTTTTGATCGATACCGTCAAAGGAATATTTTGCTTTTCAGCCCAGCTATTCGCCTCCTCTCGGGTGGTTTCCAGCTGCGATTCCTGGAAGGTATCGTAGTATACTCCAAATTGCTCATTGAACTTCCCGAAGACGTAATCGAGCCAGAGCGAATTTTTTGCGGTAAGATAGAGTTTGGCTTCTTTTTGATTGTCTGGCCTGGCGAAGGTAAACACCACATCTCTGGTGCTGTTCTTCGTCAGAATTGGCGTGTCAAAGTTATAAGACTCACCGTCTGCAGCCAGAGCAGGTCCGGAATGATCAATTCGTCCGTCAACGATGACCCGCCTGGGGCTTTTTAAATCTTTGAACAACACTACCTTTCCGTACTTGTCTAGTAGTGCTTTAGTATTTTTCCGATGTTTAACGACCATCAGCTGAGCAAGGTCTGTGTGCTGTACCTCCAATAATTCATTTGTGATTTGAAGGTGCAATTCACTATCAGAGGCTTGAAGCAAAGGCAAGGGCAAATAATCGGTCTGCTGGGCGTTTTTAATGATATTTCCTGGGTAAAGTTCTCCCGAAAAAACTAAACCATTGCCTGAATCTGCATAGACAAAAGGACAGGAACTCTTTGTTAAAGCCACGATCACCAAAATTAAAGCAAATGCACCAATGGTAGTGAGAGCAGCATTTACAACAGAGGTAGTTCCATCTGGATTTACAATTCCGATTTGATCAATCTGATCAAAAGGAATGGCGGTTGCCCCCAGGGAAAGTGGAACACCTTCCTTTAAATAGATATGAACCTCATTTAACGGATTAGAATCTTTTCTCTTGTATTGATAGGATCGTTTAGGTTTTATAATTCGGGTAGCGGTATGTTCCTTTGACAGCAATTCAAGGGAGCCCGATAATTCCAGATTATCTTCACTTACGGCAGCATTGGCAAGGTGCAGTGAGGCATTGTTCCTGTGCAAGATGATGTATTTATCAGCTTCATTAAAACTCCTGATTTGCTTTACAGTCTCTGCCTGCCCCTGAGAAGGAACAGATTTAACGCGGTAATAAGTACAGCCGGTACTCAGTTGTAAAAATGCAACACTGAGGAAAACGGAAAAGAACGATCTGCTTTTACTGTGACGTTGAAAATAACACAGCAGCTTAAATTTCGTGTTTGATTTAGCTTTCATAGTCGAGGGTTTTTAGATTTTACCTCCTACCCTAATTGATATTGATAGAGCAAGGGAAATAAGACTACCCGAAACTAATGAAGTTACTTCTTGGGCATGTCCGAAATCATGTACAGAGCAAGAAACAGGATACTTAATCGTACTGAGCCCTGAAATCACTGGGGGTTTGTCCGGTGAACTTTTTGAAGGCGGTGTAGAAGGTCGACTTTGAATTAAAGCCGCATTCCAAACCAATGGCTACGATAGTGTATGGCTGAAAAGTAGAATCGGATAAGAGTTTTTTCGACTGCTCAATCCTGTACCCATTGATGTAGTCTGAAAAATGCTGACCGCTGTAGACGTTAATCAACTTCGACAAGTGACCTGGACTTATAGCAAGTTCGGCGGCTAACTTTTCCAAACTCAGCAGAGGGTCGAGGTACTTTTGATGCGTTAGAATGAGTTCCTCCAATTCGCTAAAGCTTTTATTGTGTTTTTCATTTACAAAATCCGACTTCTGATCATTCCCCCTTTTTGTTAATTCCTTGGTCAACAATTGCTGGGGGAAAGATTTACGAAGTAAAATTCTGTCCTGAATGATCGTATACCTGAACAGGCCCTGGTATCCGATCCAGTAAAGTATAAAAGAGGTTGCTAGACGCAGAGGGTAGTAGGCAGTCTCATTTCCGGTACTGTTAAATACAACCATGGCAATAATCCACAAAAGGAAAACCGCACTACCCAGTATGAGAAAGGCTTTTATCCATTTAATGTCATCAAAACTCAATATCTCGGAATAGAGCGAAGTTTTTTTAAAAACCAGGATGATCGCCTTACTAAAAATAATCAGGGAAAAGATCGCATTAATCACCTCCTCCATGGCAGTATAGCCTTCAATAACAGAAACATCTTTTGAAGGTTCTAAATAATAGACATAAGCAATTAGTATTGTTCTGATGACTAGTTCAGCAAGCAATATCCATAAAGCCAGATTGATAAACGATTTGAGCTTTTCATCCACCTTCAGATAGTACAAGAGAAAGGAGTAAAAGCAAGGTAAGATCAGCAGGTACCAGGGAACCAGCATGTGTTTTAAATAAAAAAGCCCTGTTGAATATCCGCTATCTATAAGCCAGGCCTGAAGGTTATTAAGTGAAATAAATAAAACGGTAAGGATAAGGAATAATATGGCCGGACCTATTTTCTTTTTTAATAGGAAGGTAACACCAAAGAAAATAAAACCCTGAATGGCCCCGGCAATAAGCAAGAAGTTAATAATGGCAATCCAGTTCATCAAGGGTCAGGTTGGTCGATTATAAAGATATAAAAGAATCTTTCCCCTGAGTAATATAGCGGGCTGCATTTGCTTCGCTCAGGGAACCCTATATTTTTCTTCTCTTTCTTTCTTTTTTCAGCAACTCCAGTTCCCGGTTGGTCTGCCCTGCCACAGAGGTGTTTTCTTCCGCTCTTCTTATTAAATAAGGCATGACATCTCTTACAGGACCAAAAGGAAGGTACTTGGCCACATTATAGCCTTCTGCCGCCATATTAAAAGTGATATGGTCACTCATGCCGTACAATTGCCCGAACCAAACCCTGGGATCGTCCTTTTTAATTTGGTGCTTTTCCATGAGCTGCATCAACAGATAGGTGCTTTTTTCATTATGAGTTCCCGCAAAGAGGGAAATAGAGTCCAGATGTTCCAGAATAAAAGAAATGGTCTTGTTGAAATTTTCGTCCGTTTCTTCCTTAGTCGAGCAAATTGGAGTTTTATAGCCCTTTTCTTCAGCCCTTTCATTCTCTTTCTCCATGTACGCGCCCCTGACTGCCTTAACGCCCACTTTAAAGCCTTCACTTTCCGCCCTTGTCATCAGGCCTTTCAGATAATCGAGTCGGTCCCAGCGGTACAACTGTATTGTGTTGAGTATTATCGCTTTTTTCTTATTGTATTTCTTCATCATTTTCTCTACCAGCTCGTCAGCAGCGTCCTGCATCCAACTTTCTTCGGCATCGATAAGCAAGCAGACATCCAGATCGTAGGCTTTTTTACAAGTGGCGTCGAATCGCCTAACCACCCTGCCCCATTCTTCCTCTTCTAGCTTCGTTAGCTTTTTACCCGCACTGATTTTCTCAAAGAGATAAAAACGGCCATATCCTGTTGGTTTAAAGACAGCAAAAGGAATAGCATCCTTAGCCTTTACAAAATCAAGGATATTCAGGGTTACTTCCAGGGCGTCGTCCAGCGGATCTTCTGAGTCCTTCCCTTCAACCGAGTAATCCAGCACAGAACACACCCCCGCTTCCCATAGCTTGTCTACTGTAGGCATACAATCCTTTTCGTTGACTCCCCCGCAAAAGTGATCAAAAACCGTAGCCCTGATGAGTCCTTCCACCGGCAGATGAGACTTGATGGCGAAATTGGTCACTGCTGTGCCTATACGTACCAGAGGCTGATTGGCGATGAGCTTAAAAAGAAAGTACGCCCTTTCCAGTTCAGCATCAGTTTTTAAAGCAAAGGCAGTTTGGGTGTTTTCAAAAAGTTGTGGCATTTAAGTACATTTATCAATGCATCAAATATAATCACTGAAATTATATCCATATGCTAAAAAATTGGCTTTAATTTGTGTGTCTTTATACTACATTAATCCCTTTTATTTATGGAATCGATACTGACCGAAACCTATTCCATTTATTTTAATGAAGCGGCCTATATGGCCCTTAATGAGCACCTTAATAAAGAAAGGTATTCTAAGATCTTTATCCTGGTTGACGAAAATACGCATCGGGATTGCCTCCCCATTTTTCTTTCTTCCCTGGAAACAAACTCAGATGTGGAAATTATTGAAATGGAAGCGGGTGAAACGAATAAGACCGTAGAAACCTGCATTCAAATCTGGCATGCACTTTCAGAACTGGGTGGTGACAGGAGAAGCCTTATGATCAATTTAGGAGGGGGTGTAGTTACAGACCTGGGGGGCTTTGTAGCCTCTACCTTTAAGCGCGGGATCGATTTTATCAATGTACCTACCAGCCTTCTTGCCATGGTAGACGCATCCATTGGAGGAAAGACGGGTGTGGATCTAGGCGTTTTAAAAAATCAGGTGGGGGTGATCAACCAGCCACGAATGGTGTTGGTTATGGTCAGCTTTTTAAGCACCCTGGACAAGCGGCAGATGAGTAGTGGTTTTGCCGAAATGCTGAAACATGGCCTGATCACCAGTGAGGCGTATTGGAGTCAGCTCAAGGAAACCCGGCTGCAAGATCCTATGGATGGTTATATCTACCAGTCGATCCGGATTAAAAATGAGATTGTACTACAGGATCCAAGAGAAAACAATCTTCGGAAGATTCTCAATTTTGGTCATACTTTGGGCCATGCCATTGAATCCCATTTCTTGCAAAAAGGCGAAAAGCATGCCCTGCTGCACGGAGAAGCCATCGCTATCGGCATGATTCTGGAGGCCTATCTGTCTAGCAAACTCAGCGGGATGGGAACTCATCAGTTGGAGGATATCAAGCACACCCTTCTGGAACGTTACAAAAAAGTAAAGCTTAGTGAAGAAGATAAAAAAGGAATCCTTTCCCTATTGATTTTTGATAAGAAGAATACGCACGGACTGGTCAATTTTGTTTTGCTGAAACGCATTGGTGATTCGGTAATTGATCAACGTGTCCCGGAACATCTTTTTATGGAAGCCTTTGCATACTACGAGGAATAGGCCTTTCGCATACTAAAAATCGGCTTTTACAACTCTTTCCCTTTTCGACGATAAAAATATTCTAGCTTAGGTTTGACTAAAGCGCTTTTCTTTAAAGCATTAATAACCAACCTATGAAACGAATATTGATCGACCACAAGAAATTAAACCAAACCCTGGCTATTCTATTGGTAGAAACCTATCCGGATGGCTATGGGGACGATGATATCATCGCCTTTAAAACCCCTAAAGGAGAGTATATTGAAGCCGTGGAACTCCGAACAGAAGAAGCGCTTTACCTGGTAAAAATAAGTCAAAGCCTGTCGCATTTTATCGCCAATTTTGAGGAGAACGGGGAGATAGAAATGGAAGAGCGTGCCAAACCGATTACGGAAGAGCCTGAACTGGAACTGAATATGGAGACGGAGTTTGAGGAGGAAGAGTTCGATTAATCCTTCAGATAACGCTCCCGGAGAATGTTGCGATGATGTTTCTGGTGACCGCAAATAATAAAGCCGAGGGCGGCCACACTCATATTAGAATTACTCGCTACCCCTTTACGCTTAAGAATTCCTTCTTCAAATGACTCGTATAAAGTGATCGTAGACTGCCTGATCGCCTTATACTCTTCAATAATAGATTCAATATTTCTGTTACTAGCCCCTGATTGCGGGACATATAAGTCCTGATCAAAACCCGGAAGAGGAGTTTTGTCCTTCCTCGCAAATCTCAATGCCCTGTATTGGAAAACCCTTTCCGTATCGAGTACATGTAACAATACTTCCGCAACGGTCCATTTTCCTTCTGCGTATTGATAGTTGAGTTTGTCTTCAGGGATGCTTGCCAAAAACTGTGGATAATTCTTTATTTGCCTTTTCAGCGTTTCCATTAAATCAACTTCCCCAAGGGCTTCAACATAAGTCTTGTAAAAAGGATTGTATTCGTGGTCCTTAAGTTCAGATGTCTTCATATTACGGCTAAAAAGTAAGCTGGTATTCCTTTATTCGAGGATTAGAGCTCATTAAAAATAGTATGCATCAACCTTTTTTTGTCGTTGATACTCTCTTCAAGGGAAATCATTGTTTCTGTACGGCTGATTCCTTCGATGTCATCGATCTTAAAGATGATATTCTTCGCGTGGTTGGTATCCTTTGCACGGATTTTACAAAAAATGTTGAATTTGCCTGTGGTGATATGTGCAACAGTTACATTGGGAATTTGATTTAAACGCTCCATCACAAATTTGGTCTGATGTGTCTTTTCCAGAAAGATCCCAACATAAGCGATAAAGGCGTAGCCCAGTTTTACATAATCCAGAGTTAAGGAAGACCCCTGTATGATACCTGCTTCTTCCATCTTTTTTACTCTTACATGCACTGTTCCTGCAGAGATGAGAAGCTTTTTGGCTATATCCGTAAAGGGAGTCCTGGTATTGTCAATGAGCATATCCAGGATCTGGTGATCAATTTCGTCTAATTTAACTTTTCCCATAATAAGAATATTTTCGGCTAAAATAATCAATTATGAAAATATATGTAATAAATATGCGCTTTTTTTGAAATATACGCAATATCAGACCTTTTTTTAACGCTTATGCGTTTAAGAATAAATGTGTGATCTCCTGGTTTTTTCGCAGTCGCTCCAAATCGTTTACATCTGAACAATCAAAAGTCTTATGGCCAAAAAACCCGGCTAAATCTCCCTGCTTTTCTATATAGGGCCTGAACCGGATGCCGGCAGAAGTCAATACTTCCTGAAACAGGATTCCGGCGGAATAGGAAGGTTGTTTTTCACTCACCAGTTCATGAGCATTGTGAATTAATACATCGAAAAAGAGTTTTTCATTTTCCGGCATATCAAAATAATCACTTTCTGTTTCAGCCTGATATTCATTAAAGGCAATAGAACTTACAGCTGTCCAAAGCGCTTGAAATACATACTTCCGCGTCTGCTCCCGTTGGTAGTCGCCCTGATGGTGACCCGCCTCAACTAATACGGTTGGTGTCCCCCTCATCTGGAAAGCGTCACCAACACAATTTGGATTAAAAGCATCGTCATAACGTCCCAGCTGTTGCGGAATCTGCTTTTGCAACTCCTTATTCATTGTCGATATAAGCTTCATTGCTGCGAGTCGACTCGGAGTAACGTCCCTGGCAGAGTTGGCAGAAGGTGAAAGGA
This DNA window, taken from Muriicola soli, encodes the following:
- a CDS encoding M14 family metallopeptidase; translation: MTIVNKIGLTFVATQRKCTVNFKSAYKDIKVDSVSGRYLHRDHLLPLFNKFKSRFSIAEVGSSVQHIPIEKVTLGKGAIKILMWSQMHGNESTTTKAVLDMLNAFFLEFDRSEEILDRITLVIIPMLNPDGALAYTRENANKVDLNRDAENLSQAESQILRQEYEACSPDFCFNLHDQRTIYSAGPFPNPATLSFLSPSANSARDVTPSRLAAMKLISTMNKELQKQIPQQLGRYDDAFNPNCVGDAFQMRGTPTVLVEAGHHQGDYQREQTRKYVFQALWTAVSSIAFNEYQAETESDYFDMPENEKLFFDVLIHNAHELVSEKQPSYSAGILFQEVLTSAGIRFRPYIEKQGDLAGFFGHKTFDCSDVNDLERLRKNQEITHLFLNA
- a CDS encoding proline dehydrogenase family protein — protein: MPQLFENTQTAFALKTDAELERAYFLFKLIANQPLVRIGTAVTNFAIKSHLPVEGLIRATVFDHFCGGVNEKDCMPTVDKLWEAGVCSVLDYSVEGKDSEDPLDDALEVTLNILDFVKAKDAIPFAVFKPTGYGRFYLFEKISAGKKLTKLEEEEWGRVVRRFDATCKKAYDLDVCLLIDAEESWMQDAADELVEKMMKKYNKKKAIILNTIQLYRWDRLDYLKGLMTRAESEGFKVGVKAVRGAYMEKENERAEEKGYKTPICSTKEETDENFNKTISFILEHLDSISLFAGTHNEKSTYLLMQLMEKHQIKKDDPRVWFGQLYGMSDHITFNMAAEGYNVAKYLPFGPVRDVMPYLIRRAEENTSVAGQTNRELELLKKERKRRKI
- a CDS encoding Lrp/AsnC family transcriptional regulator, producing MGKVKLDEIDHQILDMLIDNTRTPFTDIAKKLLISAGTVHVRVKKMEEAGIIQGSSLTLDYVKLGYAFIAYVGIFLEKTHQTKFVMERLNQIPNVTVAHITTGKFNIFCKIRAKDTNHAKNIIFKIDDIEGISRTETMISLEESINDKKRLMHTIFNEL
- a CDS encoding helix-turn-helix domain-containing protein, coding for MNWIAIINFLLIAGAIQGFIFFGVTFLLKKKIGPAILFLILTVLFISLNNLQAWLIDSGYSTGLFYLKHMLVPWYLLILPCFYSFLLYYLKVDEKLKSFINLALWILLAELVIRTILIAYVYYLEPSKDVSVIEGYTAMEEVINAIFSLIIFSKAIILVFKKTSLYSEILSFDDIKWIKAFLILGSAVFLLWIIAMVVFNSTGNETAYYPLRLATSFILYWIGYQGLFRYTIIQDRILLRKSFPQQLLTKELTKRGNDQKSDFVNEKHNKSFSELEELILTHQKYLDPLLSLEKLAAELAISPGHLSKLINVYSGQHFSDYINGYRIEQSKKLLSDSTFQPYTIVAIGLECGFNSKSTFYTAFKKFTGQTPSDFRAQYD
- a CDS encoding DinB family protein, whose amino-acid sequence is MKTSELKDHEYNPFYKTYVEALGEVDLMETLKRQIKNYPQFLASIPEDKLNYQYAEGKWTVAEVLLHVLDTERVFQYRALRFARKDKTPLPGFDQDLYVPQSGASNRNIESIIEEYKAIRQSTITLYESFEEGILKRKGVASNSNMSVAALGFIICGHQKHHRNILRERYLKD
- the aroB gene encoding 3-dehydroquinate synthase, with amino-acid sequence MESILTETYSIYFNEAAYMALNEHLNKERYSKIFILVDENTHRDCLPIFLSSLETNSDVEIIEMEAGETNKTVETCIQIWHALSELGGDRRSLMINLGGGVVTDLGGFVASTFKRGIDFINVPTSLLAMVDASIGGKTGVDLGVLKNQVGVINQPRMVLVMVSFLSTLDKRQMSSGFAEMLKHGLITSEAYWSQLKETRLQDPMDGYIYQSIRIKNEIVLQDPRENNLRKILNFGHTLGHAIESHFLQKGEKHALLHGEAIAIGMILEAYLSSKLSGMGTHQLEDIKHTLLERYKKVKLSEEDKKGILSLLIFDKKNTHGLVNFVLLKRIGDSVIDQRVPEHLFMEAFAYYEE